A window from Cryptomeria japonica chromosome 1, Sugi_1.0, whole genome shotgun sequence encodes these proteins:
- the LOC131044920 gene encoding E3 ubiquitin-protein ligase RZF1-like — translation MNSAKRQKEPSHGDGDNSSLGRRRSRIWSRSRIKTLIGSLYTPMKSLCKELKNAAMTSAQIYCYTWAFYYHFLLHSLGSALPPPPISITEINELVLNLNGGPGTQADHDPCSTCKEDFQSNQEMGMMLPCGHKFHGHCISKWVENDNCCPLCRFILHDANATMSPNQNQKSNDEGTSIETFNIARQNIIQLDLYPEQYNI, via the coding sequence ATGAACAGTGCGAAGAGACAAAAGGAACCTAGTCATGGTGATGGCGATAACAGCAGCCTCGGTAGAAGAAGAAGCAGGATCTGGAGCAGGAGCAGAATTAAGACTCTCATTGGCTCTCTTTACACACCCATGAAAAGCTTGTGCAAAGAGTTAAAGAATGCTGCAATGACGTCAGCTCAAATATACTGCTACACATGGGCATTTTACTACCATTTCCTCCTCCACTCATTGGGAAGCGCCTTACCACCACCACCAATATCTATCACCGAGATCAACGAGCTCGTGCTCAATCTCAATGGAGGGCCTGGTACGCAAGCGGATCATGACCCTTGCTCAACTTGTAAGGAAGATTTTCAGTCAAATCAAGAAATGGGTATGATGCTGCCTTGTGGACACAAATTTCACGGTCACTGTATTTCCAAATGGGTGGAGAATGATAATTGCTGCCCACTGTGTAGATTCATCTTACACGACGCTAATGCCACGatgtcaccaaatcaaaaccaGAAGAGCAATGATGAAGGCACAAGTATTGAAACCTTTAATATAGCAAGACAAAATATAATTCAATTAGATCTGTATCCCGAACAATataatatttga